A window of Macrotis lagotis isolate mMagLag1 chromosome 1, bilby.v1.9.chrom.fasta, whole genome shotgun sequence genomic DNA:
AGAAAGAGGGGTTCCGAAGTGGTCCCGCTGCCTAGGGAGGCAGGGGCGTCTGGCGGAGCCCCCAACCCAGACAACAAAGGGGATTGTGAAGCGGCGGCGCCGGTGGAAGGGTCTGGTCCCACATTgcgggactgggggggggggagtgaaagaGGAAGTGTGGGGGGGGTGTGACGGAGGGACCCAATGGTTCAGCCAGGAAAACTGGGAACCCTGCCTCTACCTCCGGGCTGCTCCACCTTCTTTCACCAATGCCCCTGCCCTGCAGCCCCTTAGAACCTCCTCCAGCTGTGCCTCCCGCTGCCAGCTTCTTCCCTCCCGGTCCCCAGATGTGCCCTCCTCACGGCGCCGGCCCGCTCCCCCACCCCGGTCCTGTCCCCTAGACCCCCAATGTGGCCCTCGCCCCACTCTCCGACTTCGCCGGATTTGGGCCTCTAACTCTACCTAGCCGTCTCTCCAGCTGTGTGGGCCCGCTCCCCGCCGAATGGGGGCGGAGCTTCCAGGTGTGCGCCCCGGGTCAGCCGCCCGGCTACAAGGGAGCCCCGGGAAGCGCCCGCGGGGTGCCTGGCGCCCCCACCTGTTCCCCACCCTCCCAACCACTTGTCGCAGCTGGGCCGGGCTGAGCTTGGCCTGGGCcgggggtgggaaggagggaggaaggggagggaatgaATTGGGGAAAGCGGGGAGGGGGGCGGTGATCAGGCCCGCGCTCTCCCCCGCGTCGCGCCCAAACATTGGTGTTGGCGCGGAGCCCGGCCCCACGCGCCCCCGCGCGGTTGCCAAAGAGCTAGGAGGGGGTTGGCccggctgggctgggctgggccgggccgggccgggcccgacTGGGCCGGGTTGGGCGGGGGCGCGTGGGGCCGCCCCCTCCCCTCTGCTCCTctgctcccctccctcccctcccctcccgcACTGCGCGGCGCTGGCTGCTGTCTGGGCTTGGGCCCCTCGGGCGGGCGGCAAGGCAGCTCAGTGCGCAGCTATGGCGGGCGCCCGGCGGCCCCGGCGCCTCGTGCTCCTAGTGCTGtcgctgctgccgctgctgcccggcccggccgcccGGCCTCGCGAGCGGCTCAGGGTCCACTTCACCCCGGCCGTGTGCCGCCTGCGCTGCGCCGGGAATCGCTGCGTACCCTTCTGCCAGCGCGCCAACACCACGAGCGTGGAGAGCGGCGCCCCTGGCGGGGCACCGCCCGCGGGCCCAGGCTTCCGAGTCTGTGAGTGCCAGTCCGAGGACGGGGCCGGGCCTGGGGGACGGGGAAGGGAGCCGGGAGCCCCAAGGGGAGGGGACAGCCTGCGCCTGCAGGGATCGTGGAGAGGAGCCCCGGAGGAAGGGCGCAGACGCCCTTTGCCAGGGCCAGGGAAGCTTCACAGGAGAGGAAGCAGGATGCCCGTGGAGGGGGCCGGGAGCCATGTAGTAGAGGGGCACCAGGGAGAGCCCGCTTCTCTGCTCAAGGGCGGTCCTGCGCCTCCACGAAGGTAGGGAGCCTTCCCGAGCCAAGAGGAGGGCAAAGGGTGCTTTCTACGTGAGAACCTAAAGCGCCTAGAAgaccgggggggggggaggggagggaggaagttcAGGGCGCCCCTTCGAGTTGCAGATCTGGGTCCCTGGGGGACATGGGGACGCACACCTCAGCGTGGACCCTGGAGGAGGAGTACACGAGGTGCTCCTTCGAAGCAGCCGTCGaggcgggggcggggggaggtCCTCCCGGCTGGGAGATGGAATAATGTGGCCCCTTCAGGTGCCAGCTAGGCGTGGGGAGGAAGCCTTGGTGGTCGGCTGGGGTGGGGAGTGACGACGGTTCAGTTTCTGGGAGACTGCAGGGGTCctttaaaggaagaggaaatccAACCATCTATAGCTCCCCACCCCACCTGTTCCTCTCAGTGGAGGGCAGGGGAGGGAACGAGCCAGGACTGACCCAGGCTGGACCCTGGACACCTGCCCTTGCTGGGCCACCCTTTCTCCCCTAGGCTTCAATTCCCCTCCGCGGGACGTCACCCAATCTAGCTGTGCCTCGGGTTGCCGACTGAGCTGAGAGGGGGAGCCTAGCTCCCCTATCCTAAACCTCGACCTCTACCCCAACTTTGCGCCTCTCCCCATTTTCTCACTTGCCCCCGGGGGCGGCCTCCAGCCTCAGAGACTGCGGCAGCCGGCGAGGAGGGAGCTGGGGGCCCCCCGGGCGCCGGGAACAGGCCAGGCCTGGCCCTGCTCCAGACCCGGCCGGCGTGAGCTCATCTCCCGCTCGGCCCCCGCCCCTTTCCCCCGCCCCTGCCTCCCAGACCCAGCCCGGGGGGCCCCGGGGGAGCCAGGCATTCAGGCCCATGGTGCCAGCTCTCGTGCCAGGGGCTGAGACCTGAGAGGGCGCCAGGATCCTCTGGCCTCTTGCCTGGGGAGGCAGGAGCAGTCGAGCTGCTTGCAAGGCCAGGCCTGACCTTACCAAGACCCCGGCATCCTCGGCCCCCagcccctcctctccccctcctcccaaagGGGCGGGAGGAATTGGCACTACCCCCGAGGAGCGCCCCGCCCATGGCGTGGGCCTGGCCCGTGGGAGCGGGGCTTTGCTGGCGCCAAGAACAACGGGGAAGAATTTCCACCGGACCCCTCCCGCCCCTGCGCCcgcctctccccctccccttccccgtGAGACCCCCAGCTCCCAACGCCACCACCACCtcggaccccccccccccaaactgagAACTCTGTCCGCCAGACCTTGGCTGGAGTCCTGTCCCACCTCTTGCCCAGAGAACCCCcgacttcccttcccccctcttcACTAGGAGGGTCCCCCCTCCTCTCCACCAGCAGTCAAACTCCTAGTTCTGGCGCCTCCTCCACTCCCGGAGACCTAGGACCCCAGTGTTCCGCCCCCACTCCGGGCTTGGCTGGCCCCCGCCCGGCCCCACCCCACAGCTGTCTCCAGCTGTTGCCGCTGGCGGCTTCGGGGGCTCCCGTGGGGGAAGAGGCCGGcgggggagaaaggggagagagagggggagagagagggggagagagagagagagagagagagagagagagagagagagagagagagagagagaggacttcAGGGCAGAATCGGGCCCTGGTCTCCCGGAGCGCCAAACAGCTGCCCACATCTGGGCACAGCTGGGCATGGGACTCCAGAAGGCGGAGGCAGAAACGGCCGCTGTTTGGTGGGGGGAGAAGGCTGCACCCCTCATGGCCCCCACGCTGAGCCACGGGAATGCGGAGCCGCCCTCCTTCCCCCCACCGCGGTGGTTTACCCAGCCTCACCACTGGCGGCACCGCGCCCAGATGTCCCTGCGTGCGGGAGCTGGGCCCGATGTCCCATATGGGGACCAAGTGCTCCCCCTCCCGGGATGCAGCTAAGCTCTTGAGTGAGATGGGGGGAGGAGCAGCTGATGGATTATCTGGACGTGGGACTGAGGAAGGGGACGCTCAGCTTCTTCCAAAGGCTAAAGGACAGGCACGCCTGAGCCCTCGAAGAACAGCGGGGAGACCTGGGCGAAAGGAAAAAGAGGGGTTCTTGGACGAAAAGAGGGGCGACTAAGAGAGGGAGGCTTCTGTGAGCTGGAGGGAGGGGGGCTGATTTCTGGCAGAGGGAGGCGGGGGAGGAGCAGACGGGTGACCCGCCCCTGCCCCTTCCATCCTTTTCCAGTCTTGTGTCCACTCTTGTGCCACAACgggggtgtgtgtgtgaagaaagATCGCTGCCTTTGCCCCCCGGACTTCGCGGGCAAGTTCTGTCAGCTGCCTGCCTCCCGCACACGTCACGAGGCCCCTCCGCCTCCCCCACCGGGGGTCACCAAGTCGGTGTACACGCTGCCCCTGGCCAACCACCGGGAGGAAGAGGatggtgaggggagggaagaacaACCAAGCCACCAAGGAGGCAGTCCTCCttgggaatggggaggggaagcGGCAGGGCTGGCGGAGGGGGATGGGGACCAGGCCCAGGCAGTGAGTCAGAAGGTCTGGAGTTGACTGGACTTGGCCAAGTGTGTTCTCTGGGCCCAAGTTGCCCTATGTGGAGGGCCAGAtaaaaagcatcacttgtatGATGGTAGTGCGGAAAGATCTGTTTTCGAATATTGGATgattctctaggtctcagtttccttaactatagaAGGGCTTGGACTAATGACTTCCCAAGGACCTTCCTGATTTAAATGCGCTTTCCAGCTTTCACTTGGGTGATTTCAAAGCCAGAATGATGCGTTTTAGGGTGGCCTCTTCCCAATCCACTGTCCTCAATTTTCCCACCTGTGAAATGTCAAAGTTTTTCCTAGGGATGATTAGAATCATCATCCCTCCCATTCTGTTGTGGGTCCCCGCAGACCTACTCTTCGAATAGTAGGAGCTTCCCCTCCCCTGGGTTGTCTCCCTTGggaccccccaccaccaccaccaccaccgggGGCTGGGTTATTGCCTCATCCTCGCGCAGCACCAGAGTCCTCTCTGCATCCCTGCTCCCCCTCCCTTCAGGCGTGGCGTCCCTGGTGAGCGTGCATGTGGAACACCCACAGGAAGCTTCAGTCATCATCCATCAAGTAGAACGTGTGAGCGGCCCGGGGCCCAGTGTGGGCCCTGGAGAATCAAGGGCCACGGGTCAGGGTCAGACCCGGGCCTCGGGGGTGCCGTCGGACCGCGCCGCTTTGTACACGGTGCTGGCCCAGAGCAGCCCCCGGGGTGAGGAGGAAGAGGGCGGCGGCTACACGGACGCCTCCGGTTTCGGCTATTGCTTCCGACAGCTCCGGGATGGCGAGGTGAGTCCTGGACTTGGAATTAAGCGCTGAGACCCgagcaggagagaagagaagggtagGCGGACGCTAGCTAGCTCCTGGGCGCGCTCAGCCTCTCCCTTTGTCCTCTGCAGTGCGCCTCCCCTCTCCCAGGGCTGCGAACTCAGGAGGTCTGCTGTCGGGGGGCTGGATTAGCCTGGGGAGTCCACGACTGCCAGCCGTGCTCTGAGCATCTAAGTAAGCAGAGATCTGGCCTCGTTTAGGGAAGAGCCCTTTCTGTCCTTTCTGTCCTCCTACCCTTCTATCATTTTCCAAGAAGGCGCGAGCACAATGGAGAGCTCCGGGTGTCTTTCTAAGCGTTCCTACCCCCTTCTAGGGGCCTTAGCTGTACTTTCACTTTTCATCCCCTCAGGACTGGGGAGGTGGGTTCACCCCAAACCCCGCCTCCACTCCTATCTCGGTTTCTCTGAGCAGGGGAGGAACTAAACCCCACCTTCTGTTTCCTCAGGCAGCCTAGGCCGCGTAGGATCCTCCGACGCCGCCTGCCCCACAGGCTTTCAGAGGGTCAACGGCTCCTGTGCCGGTGAGGGAGCGCCTGAGGGAGGCGGGGTGGGGAAAAGTATCCGGGATTGGGAGGACGGGGAAGGGCACAAGGACACCAGAGCCAGACCGGCCTGCCCCCATTTCCCTGTCCCTTCTTCCTAGATGTGGATGAGTGTGCTGAACCAGGGAGATGCCAACACGGGGAGTGCGCAAACACTCGCGGTGGCTACACGTGCGTGTGCCCCGATGGTTACCTGCTGGATTCATCCAGGAGCAGCTGCATCTGTGAGAGGCCTCGCCTTGGAATCCTCTGCTCTGCCAGGCCTTTGGACCTCCCCCTAACCCAGCCCTTGGCTCAGAAGCTCTGCCCACTCCTTTCCAAAGCCCTTCCCTGCCCCCTCTTAACCTCTCCCGGGTCAGACCAGAGCCCACCCCGCCGAAAGTTACCGAGGACTCCTGGCCAGGATTCTCCTCTGCCCCCATTCCCCAAAGCCTGCCATCCTGCGCTCTCCAAGTCACTCCCCTGTGCCAGCCCCCAACCCACCCTTCCCCGCTCCGTCTTCCCCTTCCCAAGGTTGCCCCTCTGACCATAGcctctgccccccacccccttctctaGCCCAGCATGTGATCTCAGAGGCAAAGGGCCCCTGCTTTCGGGTACTCAGGGCTGGAGGCTGCTCGCTGCCCATCCTGCGCAATATCACCAAACAAATCTGCTGCTGTAGTCGGGTGGGCAAGGCCTGGGGCCATAGCTGCCAGCTGTGCCCGCCTTTTGGCTCAGGTGGGCGCCAGGATTCCCCTGTCTCCTGGTCCCTGTATCCTCATTCTACATCCTGACCCGCTCCCAAACTGTTACCTCCATCTCCAGCAACCTCCAAATCTTCTACTGCCTTATTCTGATAACGAATTTTCACACACTGAGGGGTTATTACATCCGACACCCCAAGTTACCCAAAATCCACATTCTGGATAGCTCTGCATCCTAATTCCTTTCACATCTCAGACTGGAaacttttgtgggggggggagcaatgggttaattgacttgcccaaaatcgTACAGCTAGCAAATataagtggatttgaactcaggttctcctgattccagggcaatTCTCTATCTGCTaggccacccagctgcccctaaactGGAACTCATAAAACTGTCTGAGCCCCTTTACCCAGAGGCTCCTGGGATTAATACTCTGTATCCTTTAGTGCCCAACACTCCCTTAATTCCTACACTCTGCCCTCATATACCCTCCCCACTTAACAAGTCCTAAACAAGATTTAGCTGTCTCTGCCTCCCCATCTTATTGAACTgcatctttccatctctctcaATTTGTCCTTATGGTCATTCTTCATTCCCTCATCTTCCTACTTCTCCATCTCTCTACAGAGGGTTTCAGGGAGATCTGCCCAGCTGGCCCTGGCTACCATTACTCAGCCTCTGACCTCAGATACAACACTCGCCCCTTGGGCCAGGAGCCACCTCGAGTACCCATTAGTCAGCCTCGGGTACCTCCACCTGTCACTCCAGCACCCCCAATCTGGGCTCCCACAGGTAAGCTCTGGATCTTTGGACCTCTCCATCCACCCTGAATACATGCAAAGATGGAAGTAGATGGGTAGCAGTGGGCACTGCTGGGAAATGAGAGGAAGGCATGGATGGCATTGTGCCTCTCCCCATCCATAACCTTAATCTGACCCTTCACCTATTTTCTTGTCCAGTTGTCTGGAACTACCCACCTACCTCCCGCCCGGAGCCTAGACCCAGACCCCGGCCTCAACCCCAACCTAGGCCTGAGGAACCCCTACCTACTGTCCCTATTCAGTCCATCCCTGAAATCCCTGAAAGAGGTAAGGACTCATTGATATTGGGTGATCTGGAATGGGAAAACTCTAAATGGAGAAGGGGTCAGAAAGGAAGATCTTGGACAGAAGAGGAGATTCTGGGGAGCATGAGAAGGatttggaggggagggagagagaagccCATTCattgagggagaagagaagattggATTTCAGAGGAGTTTGAAGGGGAGGTTGGGCATCAGAGTTGGGCCAAACTGTTGATCCTTGGCTGGTCCATTAGGCCCAGTAGCAGGGGGTGTGTGTCAGCGGAACCCTCAGATCTGTGGCCCAGGGCGCTGTATCCCCCGCCAGGGTGGTTACACATGTGTGTGTGACTCGGGCTTCTGGCTCAGCACCCATGGGACACACTGCATCGGTGAGTCAGGGGACCCAAAGGGAAGGTTGGGGAATCCCAAAAGAGGGGAGAGCCCATACCTCTGACCCCTTGGACTCTACCTCCCCCACCCTGTCCAATTCTCTGGGACAGATGTGGATGAGTGCCGCCAGATCCCTCGTCCTTGTGCCCATGGGCGCTGTGAGAATTCAGCTGGCAGCTACCGCTGTGTCTGTAACCCCGGGTTCCATGCCAGTCCACAGGGCACTGATTGTCAAGGTGAGTCTTTGCCCCTCATGGACCAGAACAGACACTTGACCCTCTCCAATGGCTCTACCCAACTCTGCCCATAGACCCAGATTGCCATATCCTGCATGGGGGTCAGGGAGGAGCAAGAAGATGTGGAGATGCCCACAAGGACCCAACCTAGGCCTGAGATGGGAATTAGAATTGTTAGCCACTGATAGGACACTTGATGCCCAGTCCTTCCCCAATCCTATGCCCACAGATGTGGATGAATGCCTCCAGCAGCCCTGCACCAATGGGCGTTGTGAGAACACCCCTGGCAGCTACTTGTGTGTGTGTCCAGCTGGCTACAAGGCTGCTCCCCATGGAGCTGGCTGCCAAGGTAAGGCGGGGCAGACTCAGCAGGCAGCAGGACTAATGGAGCAGGGGAGGAAGGCTGAGGACTCAGGGAGATGGAGGAAAGCATTCTTGGGTCTGCTCTAAGAGTCAGAGTTCTTGACTTGGTTCATTTGGGAGCATGGCCAAGTGGGGCCTACTGTCCAGTTCTGTCTCTCTTCACAGACATCAATGAGTGTGCCCAGAGCCCAGGGCCCTGTGGCTGGGGCCACTGTGAAAATCTGCCAGGCTCTTACCGCTGCTCCTGCCCACCTGGCTTCCAAGGCCCGGACTGTGAAGACATAGATGAGTGTGCCCGGGACCCCCCTCCCTGTGGGCCTGGCCGATGTGACAACACAGCTGGAAGCTACCACTGTGCCTGTCCTGCTGGCTATCGCTCCCATGGGCCTGGAGCTCCCTGTGTTGGTATGGTTCTCCCTCTCTGGCCCTCTTTCTCACCAGTGTTATCCCCCTCCTTTCCTCGCCCTCTATTATGTAGAAAGGCTCAGAGATTTAAGAGCTAGAGtgaatttagaggtcatctaatccaattggtttgacagctgaggaaattgagtcttacTGGAGtcatgtgacttgtccaaaatcatacaGCTGGTGTTTAATGtcatcccatttctttttttttttttttttagtttttttgggggcaaggcaatgggatcaagtaacttgcccaaggtcacacaactaggtaattattaagtgtctgaggctggatttgaactcagctcctcctgattccagggttggtgctctatccactgcaccacctagctgcccctcacatcACATTTCTTCCTTGTCCCAGCTTCTGCTCCCTGATTTACTGGGTCAGCCCAGGAAAATCAGAGAACCTGGGGTCAGCTAGATggctcttaataattgcctagctgtgtgaccttaggcaagtcacttaaccccactgcctagcaaaaacaaacaaacaaaaaaagaatcagataagCCCTCTTCTAGTTTTCAGTCTTGGTTCctccaactataaaatggggacttGATGGACTTGGCAACTCTTAAGTGCCCTTCTAGCTCTAGCTCTGAACTCTTACTGAAAAGGCGACTTTCTAACTGTAATCCCAGGCAAATCCCTTCGGAtgcctgggcctcagtttccctaggtGTAACCCCCAGGGGTTCACACAAACAATTTGTGCCCTAGCTGTgttagagcattccaagctcctattGGGCCGATCAGCCACTGTGGGACATACTgacatttgtctcaaacattttgttcttcgataatgaaggacaagaaccaaaacATAATATGGTGAGGGTAGAGCTAAGGTTTAAGGGGCTTCCTTAGAAGGTCACATGGTAAATATGGGAACTGGGATTTGAAACCACATTTCTTTGCTCCAAGTCCAGCCTCAATattactatctgtaaaatggaaaaaaaaaatttcaaccaGGAGGGATGAGGCTGGAGTATGTTTCAGAAATATTTGTGAAGGTGGAGACTGGGAGATGGACTGGCTTCTTACTGGGAATCGGGAATCTGCCATCTAGCTTCTTGCTCCCTCCCTGACCCTCGGTGTGATTCTcgctgaacctcagtttccctacctgtaaaatgagagggatgctCTAGAATGGTCTAAAGAGTCGTCTTGTTATGATGGAGGGAAGGGGGCACGTCTTCGGGTGACCGAGGGCCGGGGTGGGGGGTAGAGTCTCGCCTGACCCTGTGACCCATCTGCGCTGCCTCATCTCCCGCAGATGTGGATGAATGCCAGCGAAGTCCCCCGCCCTGCAGCTACGGGCGCTGTGAGAACGTGGATGGCTCCTACCTGTGTACCTGCCCCACCGGCTTCCGACTGGACGCCGCGGGCCAAGCTTGTGAAGGTGAGGGGTGGGGCGGCTTGGGCGGCCGGGGAGGAGGGGCTTGGGCGCTCCAGGGACGTAAGCCCTTTCCCTTACTggcttctctttccccttccagaTATCGATGAATGTGAAAACCACCTGGCCTGCCCGGGTCAGGAGTGCGTCAATTCTCCGGGCTCCTTCCAGTGCCGGGCCTGCCCCACCGGCCACCGATTGCTGCAGGGGCGCTGCGCCGGTGAGACTTGGTGTCACTCCTAGCCCACCCAGCCGGCCCTCGACGCTCATCCTTCTGTCTCCGGGCCCTGAGTCACAacttcctccccccattccccatcCCTCTGATGCCGACGATCTCAACAATTCTCCCACACCCTGTGACCTGGACCCCAGACCTTCAGCCTTCTGATCTGGGGATCCTGTGATCCCCCTAATTCCTTCCACGGAcatcccccccccaccaccaccttgtGATCTGTACTCTAAATCTTTAGATCTCTGATCTTTCCATGGGAAGGTTCTGGGTCATCCCTCACCTGGATCCCAGACCTTCAACCCTCTGATCGAGGTAAAAACCCGACATCTTCCATCTCCTGATCAGGGAAGCCCAGGCCCCACGACACCGTCGAGGAAATCAAAACCTCAGATTCCTtcactcaatttatttttcaggcctccccaccccctctcccAAATTTTAAGCTCTCTGAGCCTCACACCCAGGCCCTCCTCATTTTCAGACGTGGACGAGTGCAACTCAGGAGCCCCCTGCGGACCCCACGGACACTGCACCAACACGGACGGTTCTTTCCGTTGCAGTTGTGAACCTGGCTACCGGCTCCCACCGGGCGGGCGCCCGGGGCCTTGCGCAGGTGAGCAGGGACGCGGGGAATGTCTGGTCGGCCGGCAAAGGCCCCTGCCTCTCCAGCCCTGAGCTTTCCTCTCTCCCCTAGACGTGAACGAGTGCCTGGAGGGAGATTTCTGCTTTCCCCACGGGGAATGTCTCAACACCGACGGCTCCTTCTCGTGCACGTGTGCTCCGGGATACCAAACTGGGCCCCGCGGATCTTCCTGCATCGGTATGCCTGGCCTTATAAGACAAGCGGGCCTGGGGGtgacgggggggggggcagtctgGGAAGGAGTTTAGAATGTGGGGCTTGGTCGACCCACCCCCCCCGGGTTGGAGTCTAGCGTTGGGGTTGGGAGGGGGGTAATGGCAGAACGGAGATCTGGGACAGTGTCGAATGGGACTGATGGAGAAGACTGTCCGGGAGAAGCAAGGAGGGAAGGGGTGGTCTGTCCTCCGGTTTCCTGTCCCCTAGACGTGGACGAGTGTAGGGATGGAAGCCTGTGCCAGGGAGGCCTCTGCACCAACACAGACGGTTCCTTCGAGTGCGCCTGCCCTCCGGGATACCGCGCCAGCGCCGACCTGACCTCCTGCAGCGGTGAGCGCGGGTCTCGTCCGCTTCCCCTCTAACCTGGACCTTTAGCACCCCCCCGGTGCCTGACCCCCGCCTCGGGCTGTGCTGTGTCCCTCAGATGTGGATGAGTGCCGGGAAGGAGGGTCGTCCCTATGCGGGAGCCAGCGCTGCGAGAACT
This region includes:
- the LTBP4 gene encoding latent-transforming growth factor beta-binding protein 4 gives rise to the protein MAGARRPRRLVLLVLSLLPLLPGPAARPRERLRVHFTPAVCRLRCAGNRCVPFCQRANTTSVESGAPGGAPPAGPGFRVFLCPLLCHNGGVCVKKDRCLCPPDFAGKFCQLPASRTRHEAPPPPPPGVTKSVYTLPLANHREEEDGVASLVSVHVEHPQEASVIIHQVERVSGPGPSVGPGESRATGQGQTRASGVPSDRAALYTVLAQSSPRGEEEEGGGYTDASGFGYCFRQLRDGECASPLPGLRTQEVCCRGAGLAWGVHDCQPCSEHLSSLGRVGSSDAACPTGFQRVNGSCADVDECAEPGRCQHGECANTRGGYTCVCPDGYLLDSSRSSCISQHVISEAKGPCFRVLRAGGCSLPILRNITKQICCCSRVGKAWGHSCQLCPPFGSEGFREICPAGPGYHYSASDLRYNTRPLGQEPPRVPISQPRVPPPVTPAPPIWAPTVVWNYPPTSRPEPRPRPRPQPQPRPEEPLPTVPIQSIPEIPERGPVAGGVCQRNPQICGPGRCIPRQGGYTCVCDSGFWLSTHGTHCIDVDECRQIPRPCAHGRCENSAGSYRCVCNPGFHASPQGTDCQDVDECLQQPCTNGRCENTPGSYLCVCPAGYKAAPHGAGCQDINECAQSPGPCGWGHCENLPGSYRCSCPPGFQGPDCEDIDECARDPPPCGPGRCDNTAGSYHCACPAGYRSHGPGAPCVDVDECQRSPPPCSYGRCENVDGSYLCTCPTGFRLDAAGQACEDIDECENHLACPGQECVNSPGSFQCRACPTGHRLLQGRCADVDECNSGAPCGPHGHCTNTDGSFRCSCEPGYRLPPGGRPGPCADVNECLEGDFCFPHGECLNTDGSFSCTCAPGYQTGPRGSSCIDVDECRDGSLCQGGLCTNTDGSFECACPPGYRASADLTSCSDVDECREGGSSLCGSQRCENSPGSYRCVRDCDSGYHAGPEGNCDDVDECREYGPALCGAQRCENTPGSYRCVPFCDPGYQPTPSGGCQDVDECRNRTFCGAHAMCQNLPGSFQCLCDQGYEGARDGRHCVDVNECETLQGVCGAALCENVEGSFLCVCPTSPDEFDPMTGRCVPPRPPARSSPQLPSSPGLPARPPPPPAPPRRPVAPRPGPGPGASSGRRECYYDTGAPDACDNILARNVTWRECCCTAGEGWGSGCRIQQCPGPETAEYQSLCPHGRGYLSPPGDPSIRRDVDECLLFGDQVCKSGVCVNTAPGYSCYCSNGYYYHTQRLECIDNDECADEEEACEGGQCVNTVGSYHCTCDPPLVLDGSRRRCVTNDSQSLDDNLAVCWQEVGPDLVCSRPRLDRQATYTECCCLYGEAWSMDCALCPARDSDDFEALCNVLRPPAYGPARPGGFGMPYEYGPDFGPGYGGVPYGPELYPPPAPPVPGLGYDPYPPPPGALPFPGPGSPYGPPPFEVPDFDSVAAGPYVEPEGRPPLDSTARWRYRPRDTGGSFPEPEEEEEEEAGDPYAAARYEPFEGLQAEECGILDGCNNGRCIRVPEGYTCDCFDGFRLDMTRMACVDINECEESEDRASLCMNGRCINSEGSFRCLCRAGYRPSHQPHRCVPARPQA